The nucleotide sequence TTCGATTTACTTCGTCCGCTTTATTCGGCGTCTATTCCGCTTCTACTCGCTTCGACCCGCACGGGTCAGATTTCAAGACCGCCGCGCGCGATGTTCAAAAAGCCGCCCGCGTGGCTTATCGGGTCATCGCGCGTTTTCGGGTCTGCTACAATATGAGCATGAACGTCACGCCAGCGAAATGGGCCGCCAACCGCGCGAACGCCCAAAAGAGCACCGGCCCTCGCACGGAAGGCGGCAAGAGCGTCTCGCGTCTAAACCGGCTGCGCCACGGCCTGCGCTCCGAGCTTGTGGTCGTTCCGCCGCTCGAGGATTCCGAGGAATGGGAAGAGCACCGTTCGGCCGTCGCCGAGGTCCTCGCGCCGCAAAACTACCTCGAGGAGCAGCTCGCCGATCACGCTGCGCTTGCGACCTGGCGGCTACGCCGCGCGGCGCGCTACGAGCGGGGCGTGCTGATGCAAGCGCAGGCCGAGGTCGAGAACGGCGGATCCGCGGCGGAAAAGCTTCAGCATATGCTCGATGACGACGACAACCGGCCGCGGTCCCCTGAGCTTGCGCGCGAGCAGCATGCGCTCCCGGTCGGCCTCGCCAACGGCGGGGATGGTCTCCGTCACGATGAGTTGATCGTCCGCTACGAAACTGCGCAGGAGCGCAGCCTCCAGCGCGTGATCGAGGGCATCCGCGCGCTGCGTGGTTTGGGTTCGGTCGGCAAAAAAGAGCCAGAACCCTGACGGAAAACGTCGCGCGCGCGTACGGCTCGACGCGCAAAGGCCACGCTTTGGCGCGCCGCGCGCCGCTAGGGCGCGATGTCTCGGACGACCGCCCGGAATATCACCCGGCAAGAGCAGACGCCCGTCCTGCGCCCGTAGAATCGACGCGCGCCCGTTGCAAAACCGTCCTCCCAACGCGCGCGCGCGAGGCTTACGTTTCGCCGGAACGTGGCGCACCGGAAAACGTGGCGCACCGGAAACGGTGGTCCCCAAAACGTCGCGCGCGCGCGGTCTCCCAGGACGCAAGCATGAGAACGTTGGTTGCATTTTGGTTGCATCCGGTGACGACCAAAGGCATCCGCAAGAAGCCATCGACGCCAGCAAGCCCTCGTGAATCTCCACTTGCAGCCAGTAGAAACCACCGTTTTCGGCATTATGAGTCCCCTGCTCTACCACTGAGCTACCGAGCCGCGCTTACCCCTTCGACAGGCTCGGGGCTACGGACTTTCCGCTGCCGCAGTGTACCAGAACCCGGTCTTGCCTTCAAGCGGCTGCAACCAGGCAGGCCAGGCGGCGCGAGAGAAGCATGCGCTATCCCGTTTCGGAGGTGTGACCGATGCGTCGTTTCGCCGTTTTTCTCGTGATTTTGACGCTGCTGGGCCCCGGTGCGGCTGCTGCCCAGAGCATGGATGCCGCCGCGCTTCTCGCCCTTCACCATCGCTACGTCGGCTGGCAGTTCGGCGACGGAACGTTCGCGTCGATGCGTGAGTCGGGAAACCTCGTGAATACCGCGCCGTCGCCGGGAGCGTCGCCCCAGCCTCCCACGCCGATCAGGATTCTCATTCGCGGCGTCGCGTTTCGCGCGACGCAAGTCGACTCCGATACCGGTCGCCCCGTGAACTCCGGTTTTACCGGCCACGTCTTCTGGGAGTCGAACGAGAACGGCTTTACGCATCCGATCATCGGTGACGAAGAAAAGTACGAGATCTCATTTCAGTTTCTGTTCAGCGAGGCCACCACGGAGCTCACGGGCGCGCTCCAGAATCCCGTGACTATCGGCGGCGCGAGCTATCCGGTAGTACGCGTCACGCCCGGAAACGGCTTTCCCATCGATCTAGCCATCGATCCGAGAACCGGAGCCTATGTACGAGCGGTCATCGATCTCAGCGGTAGATACGAAACGACCATCGACATCCTCTCGTACGCGCAGCCGTTGCCCGGCAAATGCGTCATTTCGCATTACCGCTATCAGGACTCACACTACACGCACGAGATCACGACCTTTCAGCCGAACGTGCCGATCGCCGACGACGAGCTGCATCCGCCCCAACAAACGGCGACCTGGACGTTCGCGAATCCAAACCCGTTTCCGATCGACGCACGAGGGAACTTCATTCTCGTGCCCGCAACGGTGAACGGCGTACGGGGGACGTTCCTGCTGGACACGGGCGCCAGCGTAATTCTCTTGACGAGCGATTTTGCGCGACGCGCTCACGTACGCCGCGCTGCCGGTGGTGCGATTTATGGAATCGGCGGATCGGCGTCGGCGGAGACGGACGTCATCGACTCGCTCGTCGTCGGCGGTAACACGCTCTCGAACGTCATAGCGATGTCTTCGGCGCTTGGGAACGACTATCGCGGGCTGCTAGGCGGTGCCTACAACAACGAACGCGTGGACGGTCTACTCGGCTACGATCTCCTTGGCGGAGCCTTCGTCAGAGTCAACATCGGCGCGAACACGATGACGATCCTCGATCCCTCAACGGCGGATCTCTCCAATGAGCGCGGAGCCGTGCTCGCCGTCGATCTGAGCTCCGGTCAGCCGACGATTCCGATGACGCTCGACGGCTCAATCGCCGTGAACGCCACGCTCGACACGGGTGACCGCGCCGGCGTCGGATACAGTCGCGAGCTCGTAAGCAAGTATCACATCGCGATCATGCGAGGCATGGCAATGATCGGCGGCGTTGGCGGTGGCGAAATCACGAACTGCGGCGCTTTCGGTAAACTCGCCATCGGACCGATCCTCTACGAAGGCGAATCCGCCTGCGAAACGAGCGCGCTCACCGGTACGAATCTCCTCGTGGGAATCGATTTTCTCAAGCACTTCAACTTGGTCTTCGACTACCCGCGCGGGCAGATGGCGTTGGATCCGTTGCCGTAGGAAGCGAGTCGTGCGGTCGGAGGGACTCGAACCCCCAACCTACAAGTTCGTAGCCTGTTGCTCTATCCAATTGAGCTACGACCGCGCGTGACTCGCTCGCCATCCTTGGCTCGCTCCTGCTTGACCTTCGGAGAGAGAGGGATTCGAACCCTCGATACGACTTTACATCGTATAACGGTTTAGCAAACCGCCGCCTTCAGCCGCTCGGCCATCTCTCCATGTAGATTTCATGCGGGTTTCCGCGACAGTCGCTCGTTCTCTGACCGTCACGGTTGCCATTCGGTTGCCGTAGGGTGATCCTCCTGTCCTTGCTCACGGTCAGCCCGCCCGGTTCGCGGCCTTCGCGTGCCGCGCCTGCGCTGCCTCAAGCGAGTCTGCAACACTCGCGACCGCGCGCTCCTGCGCTCCAGCAATAACGTGGCCATAGGTGTTCAGCGTCAGTGTCGGTGTGTTGTGACCCAGCAGCGCTGCGACGCTCCGCACGTCGCTGCCATTGGCCAGCGCCTGCGTTGCAACGTAATGCCGGCATGAGTGCAGGGTCACCCCGTGCAGGCCCAGACGGCGCACCGCCGCCCCGAACGCCTTGGTTGCCGCGTCGAGTGTCGGGAGGCCGAGTTCATCCGCAAACACCAAGTTACTCGTCGCGTACGTGCCTTCGCGGGCAGCGAGCTCATCCGCCGCCTGCGTCGCGCGCTGCCGCCGAAGCGCCTCAACCGCAGCCGCACTGAGCGGCACGATCCGCTCGCGCCCCGTCTTGGTTGTCTTGACCACGAAGCCACCCTTGCGATCGGTGGCAATCGCTTGGCGCACGACCGCGATGCCACGCTCCCTGTCGATCGCGTCCCACATGAGTCCGGCAATCTCCCCGCGACGCATCCCCGTACTCAGCGCGAAAACGAAGAATGGATGCCAACGCTCGCCCTCGGTTGCAGCCAGGAGCGTCGCCGCCTCTTCGGACGATAGCGCACGCGCGGCCGACGGGTTGGGGGTGGGTGCAGTAACACGACGCGCAACATTCCTAGCGACGAGATCGAGCCGCTCCGCCCACGAGAGCACCTCGAAAGCCAGGCGATGGACGTGATGGACGGTGCGCTGCGAGAGCGTCCCATTCCGCCCCTTCTTGCGCGCAACGCGCGCGTAGAGGTTCTCTAGATGGACTGGACGCAGTTTGCGCAGCTCGACGCTACCAATCTCGGGCTCGACGTGCAGCCGCCAGAGTTCAGCATAGCGGTGCGCGGTGTTCGCGGTGAGGCGCACCGCCGCATAGTCGGGCTTGAATCCGACCTTCACCTTCTTCTGCTGGTCCTTGGGATCGCGAACCTCCCGCTCCCATAGCTCGGCGACCGTCATGCGCTCGCGAGCCAGGTTGTCGCCATTGTCGCGCTTGTGTAGCGCGTCGCGTTCCGCTCGCTCGGCCTCTTTACGGGTTGCGAACGTGCCTATGCTCTTACGGCGCCGTGCGCCGGCCCTCAGCGATTCGAGATCAACAAGAACGGCGTAGCGGCCGCTCTTGCGACGATAGATGCTCATGTCTTCTTTCCTTTCTGCGGAAGATCACATAGTTTGCGGACCTCTGGTTCCGCCTCGTCGAGCAGGTCTTCCGGCCAATCACCCTTCCGCAGAACTTCTAAGATCGGTCCCAGACATTGCTCTGCATCGAAGAGCGATTCGCTCTTTCCATAGCCCGTGAAAGCCCTGATCGCTTGAACGTAGTCGAAGAGCGCGAGGATGAGCCTTGGGCGGTGTTGGTTCGGCCGTACCGGAGTAGGTATGCGAAGCTGCTTTATCGCGACGAGACAGGCATCGAAGGCGTCCGGCGGCTCTGTCCATGGTTCACTCAGGTTCCTGCGAGGCTTAATGGTTGCTAGGCTCTGCACTAGCGCCTGCTCTTGCTTGGCGCGGGCGAGTGCGTAATCACCGAGAATTCTAGCGCGCCGCTTTGATCCCAACTCCCTGACCACTCGCCGCGCTAGGGCGGGAGCATTCGAAAAGTGCCGCTTCCCCTCGGTCCGGATCAGGTCGAGCAGTGCTCGCTCGTATAGGGTGAATGGGTCCGCGGGACTAACACGCAGCGCCTTGCAGATATCGCGGAGCGTTCTGCCTGCGCCGTTCCCCCTGCGCATGAACCATCGGCCGAGCCATCCAGCGTTGAGTCCGATCGCCTTCGCCAGCGTCGTAGGCGTCAGGCCGCGCCGCAACGCGAGCGCGGCGAGACAGCGCTTCTCATCTGAGCCCGCGTTTTCTGCCCAAGTAAGGAGTTGCGGGGAATCGCTCGGTGGGCGCGGCATAGCATATTTATAGCATGTTATTGACGCCCCGTGAAGGCCTGCCGCGGCTATAATCGACGTGTGATAATGAATAACGGCTCGGGACCGGCGCTGCTAACGCGGCGGCAAGCCTGTGCAAAGTTGTCGATCGGGCTCTCGCGCTACAAATGCCTCGTCGCGGCCGGATGCCTTCGTGAAGTCGCAATCGGGGAACGTGGGCGCCGGCTTCCTTTGAGCGAGGTCGACCGCTTCATCCTTGAGCGCCTCGAAACCGCTGCTGGTGACGACGCATGACCACGCGCGAGATCGCAGGCCGACTGGACGCTCGCAAGATCGCGAAAGGATGGATTGCGCGCTGCCCTGCTCACTATGACCGGCAAGCCTCGCTTTCGATCAACGAAGGACGTGAAGGGCGTGTGCTGCTGCGCTGCTTCGCAGGCTGCTCGGTCGAGCGCATCGTGTATGCACTCGGACTCGACATGACCGACCTCTTCGATCCGCGGGAACCTGCTCTGAGGGCGTCGCGGCACAAGCGCCCACCAACCGCGCGGGAGATACGCGAGGCGCTAGTCCAGGAAGCGCAGACCTATCGCCACGAGTACGCGGTCGAGGGTGAGTTTCTCGCTCGCGAGCTAAATGCGATCCGCGAACGCATCGGACACCGCTACGGCGTCGCGTTGCCGCCGCTCCCAAGACCCCTCTACGAAGGCGGCGGCTACGGCGGACGTGACCGTGACCCGGCGTGGCCGGGCATCTTCGCCTGGGCGCTCGCCGTTGCTGGGGTCGAGATCGTCGGCGTGCCGTTCAACGGCTCCGTAAGACCGCCGTGCTGCGTCATAATTCAAGCCGAGGACCTCGCGGCCACGGCAATGCGTGACCTAGAACACCAGGCACGTCAACACGAGCAATGCGCCGCATGAGCGTCGATCCGCGGCTAGTCGCGGGCGTGGACGATCCGCCAGCGGTTACGGCAGCCAATAGGGGGTCGAGTAACGCGGACAAGCTCGTCACGGTCGCAATGCAGAGTACGACGCTTCTACGTGATTCCGAACGGGTTGCCTATGCCCGCGTATCGCTTGTCGGCGGTGCGAAACCGCTCTATCGCGTGCGATCGCGAGACTTCAAGGGCTGGCTCACCTCCCAGTTCTACGCCACGCACGGGCGCACACCCAGCGCGCAAGCCTTAGGGGACGCGCTGGGAGTCTTGGAAGGGCACGCGTTGCACTACGCAGGAATCCGCGAAGTCGAAGTGCGTGTTCGCGTTGGCGGCGACGGCGAGAATGAGATCGCGCTGGACCTCGGCACCCGCGACTGGATCTGCGCCGTGGTCACGTCGAACGGATGGTACACTGAACCGCATGGAGAGCGCTGCTTCGTCCGGCCGAATGGGCTCCTGCCGTTGCCGATGCCGAGCAAGGACAGCGACTTAGCGGTACTTCGCGACATTCTTCCTTGCGGGAAAGATGATGCCGTTTGGGCGCGCGCCGCAGGGGCAATGGTCGGATGGCTTCATCCTCTTGGACCGTACTACGGACTGAACCTCACCGGCGAGCAAGGCTCGGCAAAATCCACATTTGCCCGCCTCCTGAAAGATACGTTCGATCCGGCCGGCGCTGATCTTCGGGCGGAGCCTCGGGAGCTTCGCGACCTCGCGATAGCAGCCGAGCACGGGCATATCTTAGCGCTTGACAATCTTTCCGGCATTCGTCCCT is from Candidatus Dormiibacterota bacterium and encodes:
- a CDS encoding tyrosine-type recombinase/integrase, whose amino-acid sequence is MSIYRRKSGRYAVLVDLESLRAGARRRKSIGTFATRKEAERAERDALHKRDNGDNLARERMTVAELWEREVRDPKDQQKKVKVGFKPDYAAVRLTANTAHRYAELWRLHVEPEIGSVELRKLRPVHLENLYARVARKKGRNGTLSQRTVHHVHRLAFEVLSWAERLDLVARNVARRVTAPTPNPSAARALSSEEAATLLAATEGERWHPFFVFALSTGMRRGEIAGLMWDAIDRERGIAVVRQAIATDRKGGFVVKTTKTGRERIVPLSAAAVEALRRQRATQAADELAAREGTYATSNLVFADELGLPTLDAATKAFGAAVRRLGLHGVTLHSCRHYVATQALANGSDVRSVAALLGHNTPTLTLNTYGHVIAGAQERAVASVADSLEAAQARHAKAANRAG
- a CDS encoding helix-turn-helix transcriptional regulator; the protein is MPRPPSDSPQLLTWAENAGSDEKRCLAALALRRGLTPTTLAKAIGLNAGWLGRWFMRRGNGAGRTLRDICKALRVSPADPFTLYERALLDLIRTEGKRHFSNAPALARRVVRELGSKRRARILGDYALARAKQEQALVQSLATIKPRRNLSEPWTEPPDAFDACLVAIKQLRIPTPVRPNQHRPRLILALFDYVQAIRAFTGYGKSESLFDAEQCLGPILEVLRKGDWPEDLLDEAEPEVRKLCDLPQKGKKT
- a CDS encoding aspartyl protease family protein; its protein translation is MRRFAVFLVILTLLGPGAAAAQSMDAAALLALHHRYVGWQFGDGTFASMRESGNLVNTAPSPGASPQPPTPIRILIRGVAFRATQVDSDTGRPVNSGFTGHVFWESNENGFTHPIIGDEEKYEISFQFLFSEATTELTGALQNPVTIGGASYPVVRVTPGNGFPIDLAIDPRTGAYVRAVIDLSGRYETTIDILSYAQPLPGKCVISHYRYQDSHYTHEITTFQPNVPIADDELHPPQQTATWTFANPNPFPIDARGNFILVPATVNGVRGTFLLDTGASVILLTSDFARRAHVRRAAGGAIYGIGGSASAETDVIDSLVVGGNTLSNVIAMSSALGNDYRGLLGGAYNNERVDGLLGYDLLGGAFVRVNIGANTMTILDPSTADLSNERGAVLAVDLSSGQPTIPMTLDGSIAVNATLDTGDRAGVGYSRELVSKYHIAIMRGMAMIGGVGGGEITNCGAFGKLAIGPILYEGESACETSALTGTNLLVGIDFLKHFNLVFDYPRGQMALDPLP